The following proteins come from a genomic window of Larimichthys crocea isolate SSNF chromosome III, L_crocea_2.0, whole genome shotgun sequence:
- the ssh1a gene encoding protein phosphatase Slingshot homolog 1 isoform X2 — translation MHLVVDPLQEAMMKMLPYFVENAVLTQSEINRILSESFFMVKGAALFLQQGSSHQGQKAHPHHKHAGDLPQHLQVMINILRSEDRIKLAVRLESAWSDRVRYMVVVYTSGRQDTEENILLGIDFTSKDCKSCSIGMVLPLWSDAKIHLDGDGGFTVNTAGRTHVFKPVSVQAMWSALQVLHKVCEVSRRYNYFPGGMALTWMGYYESCIASDQSCINEWNAMKDLETTRPDSPPMFVAKPSERERTECLIKAKLRSIMTCQDLENVTCKQIRTELEQHMNCNLKEYKEYIDNEMLLILGQMDKATLIFDHVYLGSEWNASNLEELQESGVGYILNVTREIDNFFPGTFSYHNIRVYDEDATDLLAHWNDTYNFIVKAKKNHSKCLVHCKMGVSRSASTVIAYAMKEYGWSLEKAYNFVKQKRSITRPNPGFMKQLAEYEGILDASKQRHNKLWHPDADCEMAEGQQGLAQCCGGEEGGHLTPEPGMSPCCEEALSDKGAACPSPCRTVSLEIDPAYNNYYFRRLSDSALDSEPSTPVRGPPLLGMEKVFIEIEDVERDALLDDEAFDGREGLPLSHFGPSAEGTAAQTSSRGPEPLEELRLRLEFSTVEEEDEEEVQKEEAEMEVLMQPDDGGGGEGGGGEETQDADTEGNGMDLATLNENSNNNNHMSTPRNLYETASSIIPPADASTAKSKQKDSPPLVSKLCLNPSPPQVLSSSLPLSLTSPEGLVSSAVLLCPCGPLCDCANCASSTPTAPLDRDEQPGDSPHLPEPKDDGDLAEVKTESRCAASSDALPELMTMDLEEDKPAVACYIGQQQETLMQLQRSGLVRRRAERLERLSGLTQESLQSLKPLHACQRSKTSPCQAEDEDEFSAFTENFPKSSTPCQVRLEPLVVPLTNEALLGVVGSGLLTPTSSPHGSTLTRSSSSDSLRSVRGKPGLVRQRAQEIETRMRLAGLTVPSRLKRSNSLAKLGSLNFSSEDLCSACSSDAGTLLLLSLSPEPDTGLEWDSPTTSAKPRPCKDLHTSERALLDEPRARA, via the exons GTGACTTACCTCAACACTTGCAGGTGATGATAAACATTCTTCGCTCGGAGGACAGAATCAAACTG GCGGTGCGTCTCGAGAGTGCATGGTCAGACCGTGTGCGGTACATGGTGGTGGTCTACACCAGTGGGCGGCaagacacagaggagaacatCCTACTGGGAATCGACTTTACCAGCAAAGACTG CAAAAGCTGTTCGATCGGGATGGTGCTACCTCTGTGGAGTGACGCAAAGATCCATCTGGATGGAGACGG GGGCTTTACTGTGAACACGGCAGGTCGGACTCATGTCTTCAAACCCGTGTCAGTGCAGGCTATGTG GTCAGCCCTGCAGGTGCTGCACAAGGTATGTGAGGTGTCACGCAGGTATAACTACTTCCCTGGAGGCATGGCTCTCACCTGGATGGGCTACTACGAGAGCTGCATCGCCTCAGACCAGAGCTGCATCAACGAGTGGAACGCCATGAAGGACTTGGAGACCACACGGCCAGACTCGCCGCCCATGTTTGTTGCCAA gccttcagagagagagaggacagagtgcCTTATTAAAGCCAAACTCAGAAGCATCATGACGTGCCAGGACCTCGAGAACGTCACCTGCAAACAg ATCCGTACAGAGTTGGAACAACACATGAACTGTAACCTGAAGGAGTACAAAGAGTACATCGACAATGAGATGCTGCTGATCCTGGGCCAGATGGACAAAGCTACTCTAATCTTTGACCACGTCTACCTG GGATCCGAATGGAATGCATCTAATTTGGAGGAGCTGCAAGAGTCGGg GGTGGGCTATATCCTCAATGTTACCAGGGAGATAGACAACTTCTTTCCAGGCACATTCAGTTATCACAACATACGCGTCTACGATGAAGACGCCACTGACCTGCTGGCTCACTGGAATGACACATACAACTTCATTGTTAAAGCAAA AAAGAACCACTCCAAGTGTCTAGTTCACTGCAAGATGGGTGTCAGTCGGTCCGCCTCCACAGTCATCGCTTACGCCATGAAGGAGTACGGCTGGTCGCTAGAGAAGGCTTACAACTTTGtcaaacagaagaggagcaTCACACGACCCAACCCAGGTTTCATGAAACAGCTGGCTGAGTACGAGGGCATCCTGGATGCGAG TAAACAGCGTCACAACAAGCTGTGGCATCCAGACGCAGACTGTGAGATGGCAGAGGGGCAGCAGGGGTTGGCTCAGTGTTGTGGAGGCGAGGAGGGAGGCCACCTAACTCCAGAGCCAGGGATGTCTCCCTGCTGTGAGGAGGCGCTGTCTGATAAGGGGGCTGCATGTCCCTCCCCATGCAGGACTGTCTCACTGGAGATCGACCCTGCCTACAACAACTACTATTTCCGCCGGCTCTCTGACTCAGCGCTGGACAGCGAGCCATCTACGCCCGTGCGTGGCCCTCCTCTTCTCGGCATGGAAAAAGTCTTCATAGAAATCGAAGACGTGGAGCGGGACGCCCTGCTGGATGATGAGGCCTTCGATGGGCGTGAAGGTCTGCCGCTCTCTCACTTTGGGCCTTCGGCAGAGGGAACCGCCGCCCAAACGAGCTCTCGGGGACCTGAGCCCCTGGAGGAGCTGCGTCTGAGGCTGGAGTTCAGcacggtggaggaggaggatgaggaggaggtgcaaaaagaggaggcagagatggaggtGCTCATGCAACCAGATGATGGCGGGGGTggggaaggaggtggaggagaggaaacacaggaTGCAGATACAGAGGGTAACGGGATGGACCTGGCAACTCTGAATGAAAACTCCAACAATAACAACCACATGAGCACTCCGCGTAACCTTTAT gaaacagcttcctccatcatccctccagcTGATGCTTCCACCGCTAAATCTAAGCAGAAAGACTCTCCACCCCTGGTCTCTAAGCTTTGCCTTAACCCCAGTCCTCCTCAAGTCCTGAGTTCTTCACTCCCACTGTCCCTCACCTCTCCTGAAGGCCTTGTGTCATCTGCGGTACTGCTGTGCCCCTGTGGCCCTTTGTGTGACTGTGCCAACTGTGCTTCCTCCACGCCGACAGCTCCACTCGACAGAGACGAGCAGCCAGGAGACTCACCGCATTTACCAGAGCCAAAAGACGATGGCGATTTAGCGGAAGTAAAGACGGAGAGTAGATGCGCAGCTTCCTCGGATGCTCTCCCCGAGCTGATGACAATGGATTTGGAGGAAGACAAGCCTGCTGTGGCTTGCTACATTGGCCAACAACAGGAGACCCTTATGCAGTTGCAGAGGTCCGGGCTGGTCCGCCGGCGTGCAGAGAGACTAGAGAGACTTTCAGGTTTGACCCAGGAGAGCCTGCAATCTCTGAAGCCTTTGCATGCATGCCAAAGGTCCAAAACGAGCCCCTGTCAAGCTGAGGATGAAGACGAGTTCTCTGCCTTCACCGAGAACTTCCCTAAATCTTCTACACCATGCCAAGTGCGGTTAGAGCCACTGGTGGTGCCACTGACCAATGAAGCCTTGTTGGGGGTGGTTGGGTCTGGGTTGCTCACACCCACCTCCTCGCCTCATGGCTCCACACTGACACGCAGCTCCAGCAGTGACAGTCTGCGCAGCGTGAGGGGGAAACCCGGCCTCGTGCGTCAGAGGGCGCAGGAGATCGAGACCCGTATGCGTCTTGCGGGCCTGACCGTGCCCTCGAGGCTGAAGCGGTCCAACTCGCTGGCCAAGTTGGGCAGCCTCAACTTCTCCTCGGAGGACCTGTGTTCAGCCTGCTCCTCGGACGCAGGGACACTACTGCTCCTCTCGCTGTCCCCAGAGCCAGACACCGGCCTGGAGTGGGACTCGCCCACCACCTCTGCTAAGCCTCGGCCCTGCAAGGACCTGCACACTTCAGAGAGAGCACTACTAG aTGAACCCCGGGCTCGAGCTTAA
- the LOC113744216 gene encoding uncharacterized protein LOC113744216 — protein MGQNQDKLEGGEQALGEGSEETSPIPDCGGAGSQTGDVMEGGSSCEEEAGNTGENSGEPDAQDLDESPGQEPTTPSSEKHINLGVSPFAAREVRQGGAAGKEGGGGGGGEGGRTAPLVPQETDKNQKSTARIEERARAYKLYNQIRREEKKKTERERHTSSKIKMEYQDEGTAPHEECQDENFSAGVSYEKSGLATASEDANSLGNTEKDAVMMKMSRCGAHAGSEILASVQQDQKDSIMADVADEDIELCAGTVGRLSKRKAPPTAQPLHPLKNSLQNESLSDMSDTIHCRLPKQRTENTINEEALTCEARPVSNDSNSSIKPKVTDTDDQGESVRPYLQMDTTETTTNQKNDSNLASNPAPPSEPSSILEKLLKRNRKETTPALSDIKEVDITNKDTVDVTEKRIIDSAEITTDKNFLE, from the exons ATGGGACAGAACCAGGACAAACTGGAAGGAGGAGAACAGGCCCTAGGTGAAGGATCTGAGGAAACAAGTCCAATCCCTGACTGTGGAGGTGCAGGCAGTCAGACAGGTGATGTCATGGAGGGAGGAAGCTCCTGTGAGGAGGAGGCTGGTAACACTGGGGAAAATTCAGGGGAGCCAGACGCTCAGGATCTGGACGAGAGCCCCGGCCAGGAGCCAACAACACCTTCTAGCGAGAAGCACATAAATTTGGGGGTGAGTCCTTTCGCTGCAAGGGAGGTGAGACAGGGAGGGGCTgcaggaaaggagggaggaggaggaggaggtggagaaggaggcaGGACGGCTCCACTGGTTCCACAGGAGACGGACAAGAACCAAAAGAGCACTGCGAGGATTGAGGAAAGAGCCAGAGCGTACAAGCTGTACAATCAaatcaggagagaggagaagaagaagactgagaGGGAGCGTCACACATCCTCAAAGATCAAGATGGAGTATCAGGACGAGGGAACCGCCCCACATGAGGAGTGCCAAGATGAAAACTTCTCAGCTGGAGTTTCATATGAAAAGTCTGGCCTTGCTACTGCCTCAGAGGATGCAAACTCACTtggaaacacagaaaaggacgctgtgatgatgaagatgagcagATGTGGAGCTCATGCAGGAAGTGAGATTTTAGCATCTGTTCAACAAGATCAAAAAGACAGCATCATGGCGGACGTTGCGGATGAAGATATTGAACTCTGTGCAGGAACAGTGGGCCGCTTGAGTAAGAGGAAGGCACCGCCTACAGCTCAACCCCTACATCCTTTGAAAAACAGTCTGCAGAATGAGTCTCTATCAGACATGAGTGATACCATTCACTGTAGACTTccaaaacagagaacagagaataCCATAAATGAGGAAGCGCTAACATGTGAGGCGAGGCCAGTTTCAAATGACTCCAACTCTTCAATAAAACCAAAGGTCACTGATACTGATGACCAAGGAGAGTCAGTGAGGCCTTATCTACAAATGGATACAACTGAAACAACCACAAATCAAAAGAATGACTCGAATTTGGCATCAAATCCAGCCCCACCCTCTGAACCCAGCTCTATTTTGGAGAAGCTACTGAAGAGAAATAGAAAGGAGACAACCCCAGCTCTCTCAGATATAAAAGAGGTTGACATAACCAACAAGGACACCGTGGATGTTACTGAAAAGAGGATCATTGACAGTGCAGAGATAACCACTGATAAAAATTT CTTGGAGTGA
- the ssh1a gene encoding protein phosphatase Slingshot homolog 1 isoform X1 has protein sequence MALVTLQRSPTPSAASTASTATTTAGEDFGSEDERRINQSLSESFFMVKGAALFLQQGSSHQGQKAHPHHKHAGDLPQHLQVMINILRSEDRIKLAVRLESAWSDRVRYMVVVYTSGRQDTEENILLGIDFTSKDCKSCSIGMVLPLWSDAKIHLDGDGGFTVNTAGRTHVFKPVSVQAMWSALQVLHKVCEVSRRYNYFPGGMALTWMGYYESCIASDQSCINEWNAMKDLETTRPDSPPMFVAKPSERERTECLIKAKLRSIMTCQDLENVTCKQIRTELEQHMNCNLKEYKEYIDNEMLLILGQMDKATLIFDHVYLGSEWNASNLEELQESGVGYILNVTREIDNFFPGTFSYHNIRVYDEDATDLLAHWNDTYNFIVKAKKNHSKCLVHCKMGVSRSASTVIAYAMKEYGWSLEKAYNFVKQKRSITRPNPGFMKQLAEYEGILDASKQRHNKLWHPDADCEMAEGQQGLAQCCGGEEGGHLTPEPGMSPCCEEALSDKGAACPSPCRTVSLEIDPAYNNYYFRRLSDSALDSEPSTPVRGPPLLGMEKVFIEIEDVERDALLDDEAFDGREGLPLSHFGPSAEGTAAQTSSRGPEPLEELRLRLEFSTVEEEDEEEVQKEEAEMEVLMQPDDGGGGEGGGGEETQDADTEGNGMDLATLNENSNNNNHMSTPRNLYETASSIIPPADASTAKSKQKDSPPLVSKLCLNPSPPQVLSSSLPLSLTSPEGLVSSAVLLCPCGPLCDCANCASSTPTAPLDRDEQPGDSPHLPEPKDDGDLAEVKTESRCAASSDALPELMTMDLEEDKPAVACYIGQQQETLMQLQRSGLVRRRAERLERLSGLTQESLQSLKPLHACQRSKTSPCQAEDEDEFSAFTENFPKSSTPCQVRLEPLVVPLTNEALLGVVGSGLLTPTSSPHGSTLTRSSSSDSLRSVRGKPGLVRQRAQEIETRMRLAGLTVPSRLKRSNSLAKLGSLNFSSEDLCSACSSDAGTLLLLSLSPEPDTGLEWDSPTTSAKPRPCKDLHTSERALLDEPRARA, from the exons GTGACTTACCTCAACACTTGCAGGTGATGATAAACATTCTTCGCTCGGAGGACAGAATCAAACTG GCGGTGCGTCTCGAGAGTGCATGGTCAGACCGTGTGCGGTACATGGTGGTGGTCTACACCAGTGGGCGGCaagacacagaggagaacatCCTACTGGGAATCGACTTTACCAGCAAAGACTG CAAAAGCTGTTCGATCGGGATGGTGCTACCTCTGTGGAGTGACGCAAAGATCCATCTGGATGGAGACGG GGGCTTTACTGTGAACACGGCAGGTCGGACTCATGTCTTCAAACCCGTGTCAGTGCAGGCTATGTG GTCAGCCCTGCAGGTGCTGCACAAGGTATGTGAGGTGTCACGCAGGTATAACTACTTCCCTGGAGGCATGGCTCTCACCTGGATGGGCTACTACGAGAGCTGCATCGCCTCAGACCAGAGCTGCATCAACGAGTGGAACGCCATGAAGGACTTGGAGACCACACGGCCAGACTCGCCGCCCATGTTTGTTGCCAA gccttcagagagagagaggacagagtgcCTTATTAAAGCCAAACTCAGAAGCATCATGACGTGCCAGGACCTCGAGAACGTCACCTGCAAACAg ATCCGTACAGAGTTGGAACAACACATGAACTGTAACCTGAAGGAGTACAAAGAGTACATCGACAATGAGATGCTGCTGATCCTGGGCCAGATGGACAAAGCTACTCTAATCTTTGACCACGTCTACCTG GGATCCGAATGGAATGCATCTAATTTGGAGGAGCTGCAAGAGTCGGg GGTGGGCTATATCCTCAATGTTACCAGGGAGATAGACAACTTCTTTCCAGGCACATTCAGTTATCACAACATACGCGTCTACGATGAAGACGCCACTGACCTGCTGGCTCACTGGAATGACACATACAACTTCATTGTTAAAGCAAA AAAGAACCACTCCAAGTGTCTAGTTCACTGCAAGATGGGTGTCAGTCGGTCCGCCTCCACAGTCATCGCTTACGCCATGAAGGAGTACGGCTGGTCGCTAGAGAAGGCTTACAACTTTGtcaaacagaagaggagcaTCACACGACCCAACCCAGGTTTCATGAAACAGCTGGCTGAGTACGAGGGCATCCTGGATGCGAG TAAACAGCGTCACAACAAGCTGTGGCATCCAGACGCAGACTGTGAGATGGCAGAGGGGCAGCAGGGGTTGGCTCAGTGTTGTGGAGGCGAGGAGGGAGGCCACCTAACTCCAGAGCCAGGGATGTCTCCCTGCTGTGAGGAGGCGCTGTCTGATAAGGGGGCTGCATGTCCCTCCCCATGCAGGACTGTCTCACTGGAGATCGACCCTGCCTACAACAACTACTATTTCCGCCGGCTCTCTGACTCAGCGCTGGACAGCGAGCCATCTACGCCCGTGCGTGGCCCTCCTCTTCTCGGCATGGAAAAAGTCTTCATAGAAATCGAAGACGTGGAGCGGGACGCCCTGCTGGATGATGAGGCCTTCGATGGGCGTGAAGGTCTGCCGCTCTCTCACTTTGGGCCTTCGGCAGAGGGAACCGCCGCCCAAACGAGCTCTCGGGGACCTGAGCCCCTGGAGGAGCTGCGTCTGAGGCTGGAGTTCAGcacggtggaggaggaggatgaggaggaggtgcaaaaagaggaggcagagatggaggtGCTCATGCAACCAGATGATGGCGGGGGTggggaaggaggtggaggagaggaaacacaggaTGCAGATACAGAGGGTAACGGGATGGACCTGGCAACTCTGAATGAAAACTCCAACAATAACAACCACATGAGCACTCCGCGTAACCTTTAT gaaacagcttcctccatcatccctccagcTGATGCTTCCACCGCTAAATCTAAGCAGAAAGACTCTCCACCCCTGGTCTCTAAGCTTTGCCTTAACCCCAGTCCTCCTCAAGTCCTGAGTTCTTCACTCCCACTGTCCCTCACCTCTCCTGAAGGCCTTGTGTCATCTGCGGTACTGCTGTGCCCCTGTGGCCCTTTGTGTGACTGTGCCAACTGTGCTTCCTCCACGCCGACAGCTCCACTCGACAGAGACGAGCAGCCAGGAGACTCACCGCATTTACCAGAGCCAAAAGACGATGGCGATTTAGCGGAAGTAAAGACGGAGAGTAGATGCGCAGCTTCCTCGGATGCTCTCCCCGAGCTGATGACAATGGATTTGGAGGAAGACAAGCCTGCTGTGGCTTGCTACATTGGCCAACAACAGGAGACCCTTATGCAGTTGCAGAGGTCCGGGCTGGTCCGCCGGCGTGCAGAGAGACTAGAGAGACTTTCAGGTTTGACCCAGGAGAGCCTGCAATCTCTGAAGCCTTTGCATGCATGCCAAAGGTCCAAAACGAGCCCCTGTCAAGCTGAGGATGAAGACGAGTTCTCTGCCTTCACCGAGAACTTCCCTAAATCTTCTACACCATGCCAAGTGCGGTTAGAGCCACTGGTGGTGCCACTGACCAATGAAGCCTTGTTGGGGGTGGTTGGGTCTGGGTTGCTCACACCCACCTCCTCGCCTCATGGCTCCACACTGACACGCAGCTCCAGCAGTGACAGTCTGCGCAGCGTGAGGGGGAAACCCGGCCTCGTGCGTCAGAGGGCGCAGGAGATCGAGACCCGTATGCGTCTTGCGGGCCTGACCGTGCCCTCGAGGCTGAAGCGGTCCAACTCGCTGGCCAAGTTGGGCAGCCTCAACTTCTCCTCGGAGGACCTGTGTTCAGCCTGCTCCTCGGACGCAGGGACACTACTGCTCCTCTCGCTGTCCCCAGAGCCAGACACCGGCCTGGAGTGGGACTCGCCCACCACCTCTGCTAAGCCTCGGCCCTGCAAGGACCTGCACACTTCAGAGAGAGCACTACTAG aTGAACCCCGGGCTCGAGCTTAA